TCATCAGCAGATTTTAGTGGTCGCGCCAAGTAACACGGCAGTCGATTTACTGAGTGAAAAGTTGGCTGATGAGGGGCTGAATGTTTTGCGTGTGGGAAATCCGGCAAGGGTTTCGGAACGGCTGACGGCTTTGACGCTGGATAGTAAGATGTCTGAGCATAGCAGCATGAAGGAAATGAAAAACCTGAAAAAGCAGGCGAATGAGTATAAGAATCTTGCGCATAAGTATAAGCGGAATTTTGGCAGGGCGGAGCAGGAACAGCGTAAGGCGCTGTTTAGTGAGGCGCATAAGATTATGAAAGAGGTGGGCAATACGGAGCAGTATATTATTGATGACCTGGTGACAAAGGCTCAGGTAATTACGGCAACTTTAGTGGGGTCTAATCATTATACGGTCAGAAATCGTTATTTCCATACGGTAGTTATTGATGAGGCCGGACAAGCACTTGAACCTGCTTGCTGGATACCTGTTTTGAAGGCTGAAAAGGTGGTTTTTGCGGGTGATCATTGCCAGTTGTCGCCTACGGTAAAGTCTAATGTGGCTGCGAGAAATGGGCTGAGCACTACTTTATTGGAGAAGTGTGTGGGTTTGCATCCTGAGGCGGTAGTTCTTTTAGAGGAGCAGTACAGGATGAATGAACAGATTATGGGGTATTCTTCCAGGGTTTTTTATGAGGATAAGATGAAGGCTCATGTTTCTGTAGCTACCCGCGTTTTAATGGAGGGGGAAGGGCCTGTGGAGTTTGTGGATACGGCGGGTTGTGGTTTTGAGGAGAAGTTGGAGGGAACGAGTACGACGAATCCTGAGGAAGGGGTGTTTTTGATAAAGCATTTAACGCAGCTGGTGAACAGGGTGAGGGATAGTGGGGTGGCTTTGGCCGATTTCCCTACGATTGCAGTGATTTCGCCTTATAAGCAGCAGGTGTATTTGTTAAAGGAGCTTTTGCTGAATGCGCCGGAGTTAATGGTTTATGGGGACAAGATAGCGGTGAATACTATTGATAGTTTTCAGGGACAGGAAAGGGATATCGTATATATAGGGTTAACAAGGAGTAATAGTGAAGGGGTAATCGGGTTTTTAGCCGATGTGAGAAGGATGAATGTAGCGGTTACCAGGGCAAAGAAGAAGTTAGTGGTGGTGGGGGACAGTGCGACGCTTTCCAGGTCGGAGTTTTATAGTGGGTTTATTGGGTATGTGGAAGGGTTTGGGGGGTATAGGAGTGCGTGGGAGTTTGTGGAGGGGTAATCATTTTAAAAAAATACAAGCTATGTGAGGCCGACATTGCCTTCGCCGAAGAGGCTCGGAATGAATGTCCTCACATTAGCTTGTATTTTTTTAAACTGATTATCTGGTTGGTTGGTGTGGTGGAGGATTAAAGAGGATTGTTATAGTTAGTGGAAAATAGCAATTTATTGTTATTTTTTTAGGTTTATTCTGAGGTTAATTTTATTTATATAATAAAGTATTAACTGATTTTAAATTTAAAGTATGAGAAAACCACTACTTATTTTGATTATGGCATTTTTAATGCTATCTGCTTTTATGGCTTGCAGAAAAAAAACTACTGGTTGCCATGATTCTGCTGCTACGAATTATGAGCCAAATACTGATGAGAGTTGCAGCTCCTGCTGTATTATTCCTAAACCAAAGGGAGCTCTGCTCATCTGGACAAATATGGATGATATGTTCGGATGGGGCTTTGGATCATTTTATCTTAATATTGATAATGGTGGACTAAAATTACTCAATAGATATTATGTGACACCACCGGTAAATTGTGTAAATCAAATTGGTGGCTATTACTATCTTGATGAAGGTGATCACTTTTGCCAGATTTATGGGTATGATGGTACAACTCTTTTACAACAAGGAACTCTAACTGTTAAGGGGAATCAATGTAATATGATGCAATTGCATCCTATGGGCGCAAGAGGAGTAGCCTGGCTAAGATGAAAAGGCTATAAAACTTCTTAAAGTCAATTCTGAAATTGCGGTGCTGGAAAATTAATGAAATGAACAGAGAAAGAACAGAAGTCACGGATAGGGCTTTAGGGGCTTGTTTTAAGGGCATTATATTGATTTATTATCAGGAAAGGATAATTTTTTTTTAGGTATTTCTTTTTATTGCCTTTTATAATTCCATATATTAGATCTTAAGGTTTGGTAATCAGTGTTTTGTTTGGGAGATAGACCAAAGCCCTGAAAATATATATGTATGGGATTATTTGATTTTTTAAATACCAATGAGAATGATGCTGATGAACGTGGAGACGATCATTCTTCTTATTCCAGAGGTACTGACATGGGGTTTATCGAAAATCTGGTTAACTTATTTGCAACTAAACCTGCTGTGTCAAAGGCCTATTTTGGTTTGTTGTATGATGAGGAAAAGGATGATAATGATCTGTTTTTGGCGGTAGCGCATCTGGGGGATGGGGAAGGACTGAAAAAGTTGACGCATTATATCAAAAAGACATTTTTGCCGGATGTTCCCTTATTTTATACTTCAACGGTTGATCAACCGGAATTACTGGACTTTATTGAGGGAAGTAATTTCCCGTTTTATGTAAAGGACAAGCCTCAGCCGCTAAGTGTACTGGTAATGAAACAGTGGTTCGATCCTTCTTATAAGAAAAGTTTTGTGGAAAGGATCAAGCTTTCAAAGGTCACTTCTCTTTTTAAGGATTTTGATCCGCTGAGTAATGGGATCGATTTTCAGACTTTTGTAAGGGACGGGAGAGAGTTTATCCCCTTGTTCTCTACTAAAGAAATGGTATTCAAGAGCGGGATGACCGAAGTGCCAGGCGATTTGACGGTAGCAGAATTCGACTGGCGAAGTATTGATGAAGCAATTGACGGGAGTTTGAAGTCGCATTTTTTTGTTCTTAATCCTGGTACTTCTTTCGAGGTAGAGTTTGTTACTTAGGAAGATCATGGGCTGTAATGCTGATCTGACGTTGTTATGATACCTTTTCTTTTTATACAAAAAAATAGATATGTATCTTTAAAAAATATTGGAGTCTGTTCGAAGTTTAGCTGATAAATTTTAAACAGGCTTCTTTTTTTAGGTCTCCTCTAATCAACATTACGTTTATTGACAAATGAATAGAATTGAAAATTATGCAGCAGTGTTTTCTGAAAGGATCATCAGTGGTCTGCCAAACTTTATTCTTGCTATAGTTACTCTTTTAGCCGGTATCTGGCTGATCAAATGGTTTCTTGGTTTTATACACCGCCGCTTTCAACGAAATACGGTTGATATTTCTTTGAGTGAGTTTTTAGTCAGTATTATCAGGGTCATCCTCTATATTTTACTGGTTATTTCGTGCGCTTCAATGATAGGGATACAAACGAGCTCTTTTGTTGCGGTTCTGGCTTCGGGTGGTCTGGCTGTTGGCCTGGCTTTACAGGGCAGTCTTTCCAATTTTGCAGGTGGGGTCCTGATCTTGCTTTTTAAGCCTTTTAGGGTCGGTCATAATATTAGTGCTGCAAATAATGTCTCGGGAACGGTACTGAAGATCGATATTTTATATACAACGTTAAAGGCGGGCAATGGTACAACGATTTATGCACCTAATGGCCCGCTGGCAAATGCGGTAATCAATAATACCTCGGATAATGAGATCCGCCAGGCAGAGTATAAGATTAGTATTTCTTTTGATACAAATATTGATAGTGCACGTAAGGTGATACTGGGGGTGCTGGAGAGTGATGGGTTAATCCTTAAGGACCCTAAGCCGGTCGTACTGGTTTCTTCACTGGAAGATAGTGCGGTAGTATTGTTAGCGAGGGCATGGGCACCAAATGGGAACTTCTGGGCTGTTTATTATGATAACTATCAAAAGATCAAAGAGGCATTAGAAAAGAATCAAATTATTTTATCAAAAAAAGCTGAGGTATATGTGATGACAAATCGCGTATCTTAAACATTTAAAATCCACCTATAATGAACGAAGAATTTTATCTTCATATCTACAACAAACAAAGCCAGATTGAAGCCATACCATCTAACCTTGAAATCGCGGAATGGGCCGTAAGCCTGTTAAATTTAGTTTATCCGGAAAGATTAACTAATCCTGCACATACGTTAGAGGAAATTAAGGGTTATTTTAGTCATTCTGAACAGGAGTTACTTCATATTTTACAGAAAACAAAGGCTTGTACGGCTTGTAATCATCACATTATTGCGGAGACTTTTTACAATGAGCTTCCGGAGTTATTCCGTCAAATGAATACGGATGTTACGGCTACACTGAGTGGTGACCCGGCGGCAAGAAGTGAATTCGAAATTATCAGGACTTACCCGGGTTTTCTTGCTATATCAATTTATAGAATCGCTCATAAGTTACTGAAAATGGGTATTCCTTTGATTCCAAGGGTACTCACTGAGTATGCGCATTCGGCAACGGGCATTGATATCCATCCGGGAGCTGAAATCGGAGAGTATTTATTTATAGATCATGGTACTGGTTTGGTGATTGGGGAAACAACGAAAATTGGTAACCATGTGAAACTATATCAGAATGTTACGCTTGGAGCACTGAGTGTGGAGAAATTCATGGCGAATACTAAAAGACATCCCACAATCGGGGATCATGTGATCATTTATTCGGGTGCAACTATCTTAGGCGGGGATACGGTGATCGGAGAGCGCAGTGTGATCGGTGGAAATGTATGGCTGACCAAGAGTGTTCCGCCAAATTCAACGGTATATCATCAGTCGGCAATGAAAGTGATAGAAACAAAAAGCAAAATTTAAGCATGGGAACTTTAATAGATTGCATAGGAAATACGCCTTTAGTAGAAATTACAAAGCTAAATCCGAACCCGGCAGTCCGGATTTTCGCTAAACTGGAAGGTAATAATCCAGGCGGAAGTGTAAAGGACAGGGCTGCTTTAAATATGATCCGCAGTGCAATGGAACGTGGTGAAGTTACGAAAGAAACGAAGTTAGTAGAGGCCACCAGTGGAAATACTGGTATTGCACTGGCAATGATTGCGTCTATTTATGGGCTGGATATTGAGTTGGTCATGCCTTCGAATTCCACAAGGGAACGTACGCTGACCATGGAAGCTTTTGGTGCAAAGGTTACTTTGCTGGAATCTATTGAGAAGTGCAGGGATTATGCGGAGGAAAAGGGCATTACGCCGGGTTATTTTCTGTTAAATCAATTTGCAAATCCTGATAATTACCTGGCGCATTATAAAACAACAGGCCCTGAGATATGGAAGGATACTGAACACCAGATTACGCATTTTGTGAGTTCAATGGGGACTACGGGTAGTATAATGGGAAATTCTATGTATTTAAAGGAGAAGAATCCGGAAATTCAGATTGTAGGCTGTCAGCCAACGGAAGAGTCTTCAATCCCTGGGATCAGAAGATGGCCAAAGGAATATCTTCCTAAAATATTTGATGCGTCAAGGGTAGACAGGGTAATGGATGTTTCGCAGGAAGAGGCTTCGGAATATACCAGGCAAATGGTAAAAGCGGAAGGGATCTTTGCCGGGATGAGCAGCGGTGGTGCTTTGGCTTGCGCACTTAGACTGGCTTCGGAGTTAACTTCAGGAGTGATCGTTTTTATAGCTTGCGACAGGGGGGACCGGTACCTGAGCAGCGATTTGTTTTTAAGTAAATAACCCCTGTATAAAGGAAAAGCCTCAGCCGATTTGAATCAGCTGAGGCTTTTTTATGGAGTTATAGCAGTTTATTGTGCGTCTACTACAGCAATTGTAATCATATTCACGATCTCTCTAACAGAACTGTCCATTTGTAAAACGTGTACTGGTTTGTTCAGACCTAAAAGAATTGGGCCTACTGCTTCTACATTTCCAAGTTCCTGCAATAATTTGTAGGCAACGTTTCCTGATTCCAGGTTAGGAAAGATTAAAGTGTTTGCTGGACTCCCTTTTAAGCTGGAGAACGGGTAGTTACTTTGCAGCAATTCTGCGTTCATTGCAAAGTTAGCCTGCATTTCTCCGTCAACAATCATATCAGGATATTTTTCTTTTAGCAATGCAGTCGCAATCCTCATCTTATCTGGAACCGAGCCAGTGTTAGAGCCAAAGTTTGAGTAAGATAATAAGGCGATACGTGGTGTGATATTGAATTCTTTAATAGTTTCGTTTATCATTCCGGTAATATCTACCATATCTTGTGCTGAAGGATCAGGATTTACAGTCGTATCTCCTAAAAATACAGGCCCTTTTTTAGTCAGCATCATGTACATACCAGCGATTTTTTTAACGCCAGGTTTAGTACCGATAACCTGTAATGCAGGTTTCAGGGTTGATTTGTAGTTTTTAGTCAATCCGGAGATCAATGCATCAGCTTGTCCGAATTCTACCATACTTGCACCGTAATAGTTACGGTCACGCACAAGTTTCTTCGCTTCATATAAAGTAATGCCACGTCTCTGACGTCTTTGGAAAAGGTGATCTGCAAATTTATCAGATTCCTCTGTTCCCTGCCATGGGTCAATGATTTC
The sequence above is drawn from the Pedobacter cryoconitis genome and encodes:
- a CDS encoding AAA domain-containing protein, which translates into the protein MEYFKKLLGLLKTEREEDQNAYLKLTESSSVADRRANGLTWYPIAIRGSEMSRGDYLTVEMERTSHQDISHQLRFGASVVLFSNHDPKVDRVEGVVSHQSGNKIKVTLRTDELPDWSRDGKLGLDVLFDNNSYDEMQNALKLAGSPFEKEEDGRLVRILTGELSPSFNNQIPLYRIPSLNEVQQAAVDKILCATDLAIVHGPPGTGKTTTLVQAIKALIKQDHQQILVVAPSNTAVDLLSEKLADEGLNVLRVGNPARVSERLTALTLDSKMSEHSSMKEMKNLKKQANEYKNLAHKYKRNFGRAEQEQRKALFSEAHKIMKEVGNTEQYIIDDLVTKAQVITATLVGSNHYTVRNRYFHTVVIDEAGQALEPACWIPVLKAEKVVFAGDHCQLSPTVKSNVAARNGLSTTLLEKCVGLHPEAVVLLEEQYRMNEQIMGYSSRVFYEDKMKAHVSVATRVLMEGEGPVEFVDTAGCGFEEKLEGTSTTNPEEGVFLIKHLTQLVNRVRDSGVALADFPTIAVISPYKQQVYLLKELLLNAPELMVYGDKIAVNTIDSFQGQERDIVYIGLTRSNSEGVIGFLADVRRMNVAVTRAKKKLVVVGDSATLSRSEFYSGFIGYVEGFGGYRSAWEFVEG
- a CDS encoding enhanced serine sensitivity protein SseB C-terminal domain-containing protein: MGLFDFLNTNENDADERGDDHSSYSRGTDMGFIENLVNLFATKPAVSKAYFGLLYDEEKDDNDLFLAVAHLGDGEGLKKLTHYIKKTFLPDVPLFYTSTVDQPELLDFIEGSNFPFYVKDKPQPLSVLVMKQWFDPSYKKSFVERIKLSKVTSLFKDFDPLSNGIDFQTFVRDGREFIPLFSTKEMVFKSGMTEVPGDLTVAEFDWRSIDEAIDGSLKSHFFVLNPGTSFEVEFVT
- a CDS encoding mechanosensitive ion channel family protein translates to MNRIENYAAVFSERIISGLPNFILAIVTLLAGIWLIKWFLGFIHRRFQRNTVDISLSEFLVSIIRVILYILLVISCASMIGIQTSSFVAVLASGGLAVGLALQGSLSNFAGGVLILLFKPFRVGHNISAANNVSGTVLKIDILYTTLKAGNGTTIYAPNGPLANAVINNTSDNEIRQAEYKISISFDTNIDSARKVILGVLESDGLILKDPKPVVLVSSLEDSAVVLLARAWAPNGNFWAVYYDNYQKIKEALEKNQIILSKKAEVYVMTNRVS
- the epsC gene encoding serine O-acetyltransferase EpsC is translated as MNEEFYLHIYNKQSQIEAIPSNLEIAEWAVSLLNLVYPERLTNPAHTLEEIKGYFSHSEQELLHILQKTKACTACNHHIIAETFYNELPELFRQMNTDVTATLSGDPAARSEFEIIRTYPGFLAISIYRIAHKLLKMGIPLIPRVLTEYAHSATGIDIHPGAEIGEYLFIDHGTGLVIGETTKIGNHVKLYQNVTLGALSVEKFMANTKRHPTIGDHVIIYSGATILGGDTVIGERSVIGGNVWLTKSVPPNSTVYHQSAMKVIETKSKI
- the cysM gene encoding cysteine synthase CysM; translated protein: MGTLIDCIGNTPLVEITKLNPNPAVRIFAKLEGNNPGGSVKDRAALNMIRSAMERGEVTKETKLVEATSGNTGIALAMIASIYGLDIELVMPSNSTRERTLTMEAFGAKVTLLESIEKCRDYAEEKGITPGYFLLNQFANPDNYLAHYKTTGPEIWKDTEHQITHFVSSMGTTGSIMGNSMYLKEKNPEIQIVGCQPTEESSIPGIRRWPKEYLPKIFDASRVDRVMDVSQEEASEYTRQMVKAEGIFAGMSSGGALACALRLASELTSGVIVFIACDRGDRYLSSDLFLSK